A genomic segment from Streptosporangium roseum DSM 43021 encodes:
- a CDS encoding glycoside hydrolase family 3 protein, which produces MIVRGGLSGASPELAGLADAVLQPGFVGVEVPDWLRRRLGEGLGGVALYSRNLVDSAQVRALTAALRAENPDVVIATDEEAGDVTRLEALTGSSRPGNLALGAVDDPELTELVARGVGRDMADAGITLNYAPVVDVNSDLDNPVVGTRAFGADPWLVARHARAWVTGLQSAGVAACAKHFPGHGATAVDSHNDLPTVSYSAEELAATTLPPYRTAIEAGVRAVMTGHLLVPAYDPDFPATMSSRILVGLLREELGFDGLIVTDGVEMPSVAERYGVTGAAVRALAAGADAVCVGGERKGAGVVGFMRNAIMAAVIDGTLPEERLAEAASRVRRLAAWSAEQRQVAWATDQAALTPAGLTAARRAVRVRGEGLPLTSAPQVIEFVSETNIAIDRATPWGVATPLAALLPGTTTVRLGAEDQVPPVPDGRPLVIVVRDAHRHAWVSARLDALLSRRPDAVVVEMGLPGPGTPGGTHITTHGATSACGQAAAELLAGRPSLTPTGPR; this is translated from the coding sequence ATGATCGTTCGCGGCGGCCTGAGTGGCGCGAGCCCCGAACTGGCCGGGCTTGCCGACGCCGTGCTGCAGCCCGGGTTCGTGGGGGTGGAGGTGCCCGACTGGCTGCGCAGACGCCTCGGCGAGGGGCTTGGCGGGGTTGCGCTCTACTCCCGAAACCTTGTAGACAGTGCGCAGGTCAGAGCGCTGACCGCCGCCCTCCGGGCGGAGAACCCCGACGTGGTGATCGCCACCGACGAGGAGGCCGGCGACGTCACCCGGCTGGAGGCGCTCACCGGCAGCTCCCGCCCGGGGAACCTCGCGCTCGGCGCGGTGGACGACCCCGAGCTGACCGAGCTGGTCGCCCGGGGGGTCGGGCGTGACATGGCCGACGCCGGCATCACCCTGAACTACGCCCCCGTGGTGGACGTCAACTCCGATCTGGACAACCCCGTCGTCGGCACCCGCGCGTTCGGCGCCGACCCCTGGCTGGTGGCCCGGCACGCCCGCGCGTGGGTCACCGGCCTCCAGTCGGCCGGGGTGGCCGCCTGCGCCAAGCACTTCCCCGGTCACGGCGCCACCGCCGTGGACTCCCACAACGACCTGCCGACCGTGTCCTACTCGGCCGAGGAGCTCGCCGCCACGACGCTCCCGCCGTACCGGACCGCCATCGAGGCCGGGGTACGGGCCGTGATGACCGGCCACCTGCTCGTCCCCGCCTACGACCCCGACTTCCCCGCCACGATGAGCAGCCGCATCCTGGTCGGGCTGCTCCGCGAGGAGCTCGGCTTCGACGGCCTGATCGTGACCGACGGCGTGGAGATGCCCTCGGTCGCCGAGCGGTACGGCGTGACCGGCGCGGCCGTCCGGGCCCTGGCCGCCGGGGCCGACGCCGTCTGCGTGGGCGGCGAGCGCAAGGGCGCCGGCGTGGTCGGATTCATGCGCAACGCCATCATGGCCGCCGTGATCGACGGCACCCTCCCCGAGGAGCGCCTGGCCGAGGCCGCCTCCCGGGTGCGCCGCCTGGCCGCCTGGTCGGCCGAGCAGCGTCAGGTCGCGTGGGCGACGGACCAGGCGGCGCTCACCCCGGCCGGTCTCACGGCGGCCCGGCGCGCCGTGCGGGTCCGCGGCGAGGGGCTGCCGCTGACCTCGGCGCCGCAGGTGATCGAGTTCGTGTCCGAGACGAACATCGCCATCGACCGGGCCACCCCGTGGGGCGTCGCCACGCCGCTGGCGGCGCTGCTCCCCGGCACCACGACGGTACGGCTCGGCGCCGAGGACCAGGTCCCGCCGGTGCCCGACGGGCGCCCGCTGGTGATCGTGGTGCGGGACGCCCACCGGCACGCCTGGGTGTCGGCCCGGCTCGACGCGCTGCTGTCCCGGCGTCCCGACGCGGTCGTGGTGGAGATGGGGCTGCCGGGCCCCGGGACGCCCGGCGGCACGCACATCACCACCCACGGCGCGACGAGCGCGTGCGGCCAGGCGGCGGCCGAACTCCTGGCCGGCCGCCCCTCCCTGACCCCCACCGGCCCACGCTGA